In Pseudomonas sp. R76, one genomic interval encodes:
- a CDS encoding lipase family protein — translation MSQDAWKQPFFSSKMPACALKGHWASFCLVDETGSGKAYGGLAYTVHDSAGQQYSGRLTGEGFAKLQGFYCGPVVLVLERLYSGKEAPYFGLSGRETYKLPITELQVRAEQTRFFAADGQRTESNPAQHQADRFYQVEVRDLVRHVAHLPPLAPRTHQLQQHALRMMAELGFGPPQPALAGVVLFPNLHTVLEVRPLRALRPMLCGDDQFCALNLYQLALMSTLSYCDFGQEPPTRPVDQVSFPLDPSVGNVFAEKLAGYQEAWKVDREQVQRFYPLYEDVPYSLRFEIVPFDPQLYPQNRLELGEKQEHPARVHFFDDKQFGTDTQAFITHHDQVILIAVRGTASGADALRDANAHQVPFGGGVGKAHEGFYQAYQAMRDFVLHYLDQFHDGQRIVICGHSLGGAIALLLAEGLRRTSGADYNILLYTYGAPRAADSEFTEGASSLVHHRIVNHNDPVPSVPARWMNTTAKLWVPGAVVLFSAPASGGLLFAAGLVRVGGNPYQHHGEQQHFMPIKLPDGTQSSVLWKPGCESIIEAGCNQALQLHGDMPDRANLLKQLFQANQHFMTASYIPAAWATLRRWQQTVDSQGPLVTPREFELIDRALETMTQQLRDKNRELDRRRPTNQRSDGHEHNQALNAEIDRLRTSRQRLESLRWRRLEARDVYGSQAHSTQLPHSLKRWFSHRENREISQIASIPPPSHNDRGRAQPLDIDSIV, via the coding sequence ATGAGCCAGGACGCATGGAAGCAACCTTTTTTCAGTAGCAAGATGCCCGCCTGTGCATTGAAAGGGCATTGGGCAAGTTTTTGTCTGGTTGATGAAACGGGCAGCGGGAAGGCGTACGGTGGGCTTGCGTACACGGTCCACGACAGCGCAGGGCAGCAGTACAGCGGAAGACTGACGGGCGAGGGGTTCGCCAAGCTACAAGGGTTTTACTGCGGTCCCGTCGTTCTGGTTCTGGAGCGGCTGTATTCTGGGAAAGAGGCGCCGTATTTTGGATTGAGCGGGCGCGAGACTTACAAACTACCCATCACCGAACTTCAGGTCCGTGCCGAACAGACCCGCTTTTTCGCTGCTGATGGTCAACGCACTGAGAGTAATCCTGCACAGCACCAAGCGGACCGGTTCTATCAGGTGGAAGTACGCGATCTGGTCCGACATGTTGCTCACCTGCCGCCATTGGCGCCACGGACACATCAACTTCAACAGCACGCGCTAAGAATGATGGCTGAGTTGGGGTTTGGCCCGCCTCAACCGGCTTTGGCGGGCGTGGTGCTGTTTCCTAACCTGCACACGGTGCTGGAAGTACGACCGTTGCGTGCCCTGCGACCGATGCTCTGCGGTGATGATCAATTTTGTGCCTTGAACCTGTATCAACTGGCGTTGATGTCCACCTTGAGTTACTGCGACTTTGGCCAGGAGCCTCCAACGCGACCTGTGGATCAAGTCAGTTTTCCGCTGGATCCAAGCGTGGGGAATGTGTTCGCCGAAAAACTTGCCGGATATCAGGAAGCCTGGAAGGTCGACCGTGAGCAGGTTCAACGCTTTTACCCGCTGTATGAGGATGTTCCCTACTCCCTGCGTTTTGAAATTGTGCCCTTCGATCCGCAGTTGTATCCGCAGAACCGTTTGGAGCTTGGAGAGAAACAGGAGCATCCTGCTCGCGTGCACTTTTTCGACGATAAACAGTTCGGCACTGATACGCAGGCGTTTATCACTCATCACGACCAAGTCATCCTGATTGCGGTGCGAGGCACCGCCAGTGGTGCCGACGCACTGCGAGACGCCAATGCCCATCAGGTGCCCTTTGGCGGCGGAGTAGGAAAAGCCCACGAGGGCTTCTATCAGGCGTATCAAGCGATGCGCGATTTCGTCTTGCACTACCTCGATCAATTCCACGACGGCCAGCGCATTGTGATTTGCGGCCACAGCCTCGGTGGCGCCATCGCCTTGCTCCTGGCAGAAGGGCTGCGCCGAACCTCCGGCGCCGACTACAACATTCTCCTTTACACCTACGGTGCGCCTCGCGCGGCTGACTCCGAGTTCACTGAAGGCGCCTCGTCTCTGGTCCACCATCGCATCGTCAATCACAACGACCCGGTACCCAGCGTGCCCGCTCGGTGGATGAATACCACCGCCAAACTCTGGGTTCCCGGAGCCGTGGTGCTGTTCAGCGCGCCTGCTTCGGGAGGCTTGTTATTCGCCGCCGGGCTGGTGCGCGTCGGTGGCAACCCTTACCAGCATCACGGTGAACAACAGCACTTCATGCCGATCAAGCTCCCGGATGGCACCCAATCCTCTGTGTTATGGAAGCCCGGTTGTGAGTCCATTATCGAGGCCGGTTGCAACCAAGCGTTGCAGCTCCACGGCGACATGCCTGACCGCGCCAACCTGTTGAAACAACTGTTCCAGGCCAACCAGCACTTCATGACCGCCAGCTACATTCCGGCAGCCTGGGCCACGTTGCGTCGCTGGCAACAGACCGTCGATAGCCAGGGGCCTTTGGTCACGCCAAGGGAATTCGAGTTGATCGACCGTGCGCTTGAGACCATGACTCAGCAATTGCGTGACAAGAACCGTGAGCTTGATCGTCGGCGTCCAACCAACCAACGCAGCGACGGGCACGAACATAACCAGGCATTGAACGCTGAAATCGACCGCTTGCGCACCAGTCGCCAGCGTCTGGAATCCCTGCGCTGGCGTCGCCTTGAAGCGCGTGATGTCTACGGCAGTCAAGCCCACTCCACCCAGCTGCCGCACAGCCTCAAGCGTTGGTTCAGCCACCGTGAAAACCGCGAGATATCACAAATTGCGAGTATCCCGCCACCCTCCCACAACGACCGGGGGAGGGCGCAACCACTGGATATCGACTCGATTGTTTAG